The Deinobacterium chartae genome includes a window with the following:
- a CDS encoding FAD-binding oxidoreductase has translation MNPPVPSSRAVTRPPRGEARTRPSQDPDLIASVLEDAAHFPGGHAQAVAYPLSEADVSALLRDTAAVLPTGAQSSLTGGATPRGGLVLSLARMNRILEISGNRVRVEAGVPLSVLAETLAEQNLYYPPVPTYPGALVGGVIATNAAGAATFKYGTTRNWVESITVVLASGEVIDLERGQVQAHPDGCFEIEGAQGITRVPVPPYRMPDVPKLSAGYYAAPGMDLIDLFIGAEGTLGVITEATLRLVSPAPTLAGLWLNFPSEVRGLEVVSRLREISQATWASRDPNGIDVAAIEMVDARCLTILREDGADRRLNVNLAGAQFAVLAQVELPPLSLDEAYEQLAEALEDEALDTPLARLVRFLAEQDLLESAEFALPGDTRRLAQLFALREAVPEGVNARIKAAQRQHPGVSKAAADMIVPFERFAEALELYRRGFERRGLDYAVWGHVSDGNVHPNALPRTEAEYRLAQEAILEFGLEVARLGGSPLAEHGVGKNPTKQALLRGLYGDAGLEAMRAVKQALDPGWKLAPGNLFAQV, from the coding sequence ATGAACCCGCCCGTACCCTCCAGCCGCGCCGTGACCCGCCCACCTCGCGGAGAGGCGCGCACCCGTCCCAGCCAGGACCCCGACCTGATCGCCTCGGTCCTCGAGGACGCCGCGCACTTCCCGGGCGGCCACGCCCAAGCGGTCGCCTATCCGCTGAGCGAGGCCGACGTGTCCGCGCTGCTGCGCGACACTGCGGCGGTGTTGCCCACCGGAGCCCAGTCCTCGCTCACCGGCGGCGCAACTCCCCGGGGCGGGCTGGTGCTGAGCCTGGCGCGCATGAACCGCATCCTCGAGATCAGCGGAAACCGCGTGCGGGTCGAGGCCGGGGTGCCGCTGTCGGTGCTGGCCGAAACCCTGGCCGAGCAGAACCTGTACTACCCGCCGGTCCCCACCTATCCGGGCGCGCTGGTCGGCGGCGTGATCGCCACCAATGCCGCTGGAGCCGCCACCTTCAAGTACGGCACCACCCGCAACTGGGTCGAGTCGATCACCGTGGTGCTGGCCAGCGGCGAGGTCATCGACCTCGAGCGCGGCCAGGTGCAGGCTCATCCGGACGGCTGCTTCGAGATCGAAGGGGCGCAGGGCATCACCCGCGTCCCGGTTCCCCCGTACCGCATGCCCGACGTGCCCAAGCTCTCGGCCGGGTACTACGCGGCCCCGGGCATGGACCTGATCGACCTGTTCATCGGGGCCGAGGGAACGCTGGGCGTGATCACCGAGGCCACCTTGCGGCTGGTCTCGCCCGCCCCTACCCTGGCGGGCCTGTGGCTCAACTTTCCCAGCGAGGTGCGCGGCCTCGAGGTGGTCAGTCGGCTGCGCGAGATCTCGCAGGCCACCTGGGCGAGCCGGGACCCAAACGGCATCGACGTCGCCGCCATTGAAATGGTGGATGCGCGCTGCCTGACGATATTGCGCGAGGACGGCGCCGACCGCAGGCTCAACGTGAACCTCGCGGGCGCGCAGTTCGCCGTGCTCGCCCAGGTCGAGCTGCCACCGCTGAGCCTGGACGAGGCCTACGAGCAACTGGCCGAGGCCCTCGAGGACGAGGCCCTCGATACCCCGCTGGCCCGCCTGGTGCGCTTCCTGGCCGAGCAGGACCTGCTCGAGAGCGCCGAGTTTGCCCTGCCCGGTGACACGCGCCGCCTCGCCCAGCTGTTTGCGCTGCGCGAGGCGGTTCCCGAGGGCGTGAATGCGCGCATCAAGGCCGCGCAGCGCCAGCACCCGGGTGTGTCCAAGGCCGCCGCCGACATGATCGTGCCTTTCGAGCGTTTTGCCGAGGCCCTCGAGCTGTACCGCCGGGGCTTCGAGCGGCGCGGGCTGGATTACGCGGTGTGGGGCCACGTTTCCGACGGCAACGTGCACCCCAACGCCCTGCCGCGCACCGAGGCCGAGTACCGCCTGGCCCAGGAGGCGATCCTCGAGTTCGGCCTCGAGGTGGCCCGCCTGGGCGGCAGCCCGCTGGCCGAGCACGGGGTCGGCAAAAACCCCACCAAGCAGGCCCTGTTGCGCGGCCTGTACGGCGACGCGGGCCTCGAGGCGATGCGCGCGGTCAAACAGGCCCTTGATCCCGGCTGGAAGCTGGCTCCCGGGAACCTGTTCGCGCAGGTCTGA